From the Terriglobia bacterium genome, the window AAGCCGTGGCCCGCGCCCAGGCCCACCACGAATTCGATCGACGGCAGCTCGCCCGCCTTGTCCCGGAAGGCCTGCGCATATTCCGGGCTGACCAGGATGCCCCGCGGCGCGCCGTCCTTCAGCGTGAAGGCCACCTCATCCGGCGTGAAGCGCCAGTTGAGCGGCTGGATGACGATGCCCGTTTTCGCTCCCGCGTAGAACAGCTCCAGGTACTCCAGGCAGTTCCGCGAATAGATGGCAATGCGCTCGCCCTTCTTCAGGCCCCTGGCCACCAGCGCGTGCGCCAGCCGGTTTACGCGCCGGTTCAGGTCCTTCCAGGTGATGCGCCGGCCGTTGTTCGCGTCCACCAGCGCCACCTTGTCCGGATAGCGCCGCGCGTTGCGGGTTACCGTGAGACCGATGTTCATTTCCCCTGTGGCTCCTGAGCGAGTTGCAGATCCCAGAGCGGCTCATCGTTTCGCCGCAGAATTTCCGTCTGCAGCAGGAGCCCGCATCCGGGGCAGACAAATTCGAGGAAAACGACGTCTTCCTCGATGTACTGTTGCGGATCGAGAATGTGCGGGTTGGCCGCGGAAACCGGCTTGCCGCGCGAGATGCAGTGCTTCTTGTAATTTTCCGCCGCGTCGCAGAGAACGCCGCGGCAGCGGCGGCAGGCCAGCACGTTGCCGCCGTCATTTTCCCCGAGCAGCAGACCCTCGGCCACCTGGCGCTTGCGCGTGGATTGCAGAGGCGGAAGCTGGCGCCGCTCGCCGCCCGCGAGGCGCTCCTGGCGCCGCTCGTGACGGCGGTTCTCGGTGGCTTGCGCGTCGACGCGGCCTTTCTTGTCGAAGACCAGCCCGTAGGCCTCCTCGGCCCACTCCTGGGTCACGCTTTCCTGCAGCAGGTCCTTCTCGACCAGCCGGGGATCGCGTTCCAGCGGGTCGCCGTAGCCGCCCGCGCCGGCCCACGCCACGATAAAGGCGTCGTCCGGCGTCTGCGGAATGTTGAAGGCCTTCGGCGCCGGATATTCGCTCGTGCCCTGCAATTCGGAAAGGCGCGCCGGCAGCTTGTGCGTCGCGGCCATCAACTGCCGCGCGTTCGCGCCGCGCCGCAAGGTGTAGCGCGTCGTGGACGGCGGCAGCCCGCCGAACAGCCCCGGCGGCGGCACCGCCGCGTGGCCCGTGGCCGTGAACAGCGTGAGCCGGCCGGTCTTGTGCGGGATGAACGCAAACTCTCCCGGGTTCCCGCCGCGGAATTTTCCCGCGCCTCCGCCGTTGGCCACCTCCCGCCGCCACAGATACAGGATCGGGTAGAACCACTCCTGCTCCTCGACGTTGGGCATGGTGCTCTGCAGATCCCACGGCCAGCCGCCGGTGTCCACGCCGTCGCGCCAGCTTAGCCCGGCCAGCGCCGCGCCCACCGGATCGAGGAAGAACGACGTGCAGGGATTGCCGCGCTGGTCGATCCCGCTGAAGGCGGAGATGGGATACATCGCGCAGCCCATCGCGCTCTGCACTTCCGTGCGCAGGCTGGCATCCGAGGAGCAGGCCAGCATCTTGGAAATCACCAGCCCCGCCAGCGCAATGGTCTGCAGCAGCGTCAGCGCCGGCGCCGCGCTGACGGCCGCGGGGTACGTCGCGCAGGTGATCGTGCCCGGGGTAGCCTCGAATTCCATGTGCCGGTACGCGCCCTCCACCACGAACATCTGATCGAAAAGCATCTGCGAGCAGATCATCGAGGCGATGGCCCCGCGCCAGGCCACTGCGGTGCAGTTCAGCGTGCCCGCCTGGGGGTCGGTGCCCTCGTTGGAAAAGATCAGCTTGTCGCCCTTCTTGGTGAGCGTGAGCGAGTTGCGGTAGATGTGCCGGTCGGCGGGGTGGGCCAGTTCGATCCACGCCGCTTCCCGCCAGGTGCCGTCGGGAATCGTGCGCAACCGCTTCACAAAGGCCGTCTCGGAATCGTCCTGCAGCTTGCGCATTACGCCCTTGAACGCCGGCGCGCCATAGCGCTTCAGCAGGCCCAGGATGCGCTCGCGCGACACGTTGCACCCGGAAATCTCCGCGCGCAGATCCAGTGCCACCAGTTGCGGCATGCGCGACCTGCGGATGTACTCCTCCTCCAGGTCCCGCCGCAGCACGCCTTTCTCCACGATCTTGATCGGGGGGATGCACCCGGCCTCCCAGAAGACGTCCGCGGCCATGGGGTTGAAGCCGCCCGGCGCGGTGCCTCCCAGATCCCACTGGTGCAGGGTGTTGCCCACCCAGCAGAAGAGCCGGCCCTCCCAGAAAACCGGAGCGATCACCGTCACGTCGGACTGGTGCGTGGCCCCAATCCACGGGTCGTTGGTCAGGAAGATGTCGCCGTCTTCGATTCCCGGATTGTCCGAGCGGTTTTCCAGCGTCCACTTCACCGCGGAGCTGGCCGCAGAGGAGAGATACTGCAGGAACGGCCCGAAGAAGACGAAGTCGCCGCGTTCATCGAGCAGGCAGGGATTGAAGTCGTGGCCGTAGGCGCAGATGGGCGATCCGGAAATCTTCATGATGGTGTTGCCGTGCTCGAGGTTGACGTTCCACATGGCGTGGCGCAGCACCTCGTAGGTTACCGGCTCCACCTTCTTGGCCGCCGCGGAATGCAGGTGCAGCTTGGGGTGGATCTTCAGCTCGCGCGGCGGAATGTACGGATAGGTCGTGCCGTCCCAGGCGATGGTGTTGGCTGCCATTCTCGCGTCTCCTATCCCTTATCCTTTTATGGTGACCGCGAAGCGGTCAACGATGGTCAGAATGAAATTGCCGTAGGCGTCCACGCGCCCTTCCGTGCCCGGCGGCACCACCACCGTCGTTTCCGGCATCTGCACGATGGCCGGGCCGCGCAGCTTCACTCCCGCGCCCATGCGCGTCCAGTCGTAGATCGGCGTCTTGACCTTCTTGCGCAGCCCGCTCCAGTAGATCTCGCGCTGCCCGGAGCGCGGATTCTGCCGGCTCGCCGGGCGCTGCAGCAGCGACGGCCGCCGGATGCGCCCGCGCGCGGTCACCCGCAGCAGCCCCAGCTCCACGCCCGCGCTGGTGAACGCCGAGCCCTTGCCGTGCAGCCGTTCGTACTTTTCCACGAAGGACCTTTCCAGCGCCGCCAGCGACTTGGCCGTCAGCTTGCCCGCCGGCACGGGCACTTCCACCAGGTGAATCTGCAGCCGAAACTTCATCTCCGCGTAGCGTTCCAGGGACATCTCGTCGGTCCGCATGCCGTCTTTCTTCAGCTGTTCGATGCCGCGTTGCTCCAGCTCCTCGTAGATCTCGTTGATGCGCTCCGCGTTGTACGGCGCGAGGAACAGCTCCGACTTCTCGTAAACGTGGAAGAGATCCGCGGACTGCACGCCCAGCGCCGACCACGTGGACGCCGTCGAGCCCAGCGGCACTACCACGGTCTTGCAGCCCAGCTCCCGCGTGTAGGTCACGCAGTGCGCTCCCGCCGCCCCGCCATAGGCGTAGACCACGAAGTCGCGCGGGTCGAAGCCGCGCTGCACGGTCATCTGGCGCATCAGCTCGGCCATCTGGAACTCCACGATCTGCACCGCCGCGCTGGCCGCCTCGATGGGGCTCATGCCTAGCTGGTCGCCGACCGTCTTCATTGCTTCCAATGCCTGCTCGCGGTCCAGCTTGTGCGTCCCGCCCAGGAAATAGTCGGGATCGAGATAGCCCAGCAGCAGGTTGGCGTCCGTGACCGTGGGCCGCTTCCCGCCGCGTCCGTAGCAGGCCGGACCGGGATTGGCCCCCGAGGATTCCGGGCCGACTTTCAGCGTGCGGCTCATCGGATCCACCCAGATGATCGAGCCGCCGCCGCTGCCGATGGAGATGACGTCGAGATGCGGCGCCAGGAAGGTGTACTGGTTCAGCGTCGTCTCGCTCCCGGTAAGCGGCTGGCCTTCGTGCACCAGGCCCACGTCGAAGCTCGTGCCGCCCACGTCGGAGGCGATGATGTTCTTGTGCCCCAGCAGATCACCGAGGAATTTGCAGGCCGTGAGCCCGCCCGCCGGGCCCGAACCGATGGTGAACGCCGGCTTGTCCGCCACTTCCGCGGCCGTGGCCACGCCGCCCGAGCTCTGCATGATTACCAGCCGCCGCTTGTAGCCCAGCTCCCGCGCGCGCGCCTCGATCTTGCCCACGTAGCGCGACATCAGCGGCCCGATGAAGCAGTTGATGGCCACCGCCGCGCTGCGCTCGTATTCCCCGGGCTTGTTGATCAGCTCGTGCCCGCAGGTGACGTACAACTCCGGCGCTTCCTTCTGGATCATGCGCTTCAGCGCCAGCTCGTGCTCCGGATGCAGGAAGCCCCACAGGAAGCAGACGCCGATGGCTTCCACTTTCTGCGCCAGCAGCTCACGGATCGCCTTGTGCGCCTCTTCTTCGTTCAGCGGCAGCACCACTTCGCCGCTCCAGTCCACCCGTTCGCTCACCTCGCGGATCAGGTGCCGGGGAATCAGCGGCTCCGGCTTGCGGTGCCGGGAAACGTGCAGCAGTTGCTGAATGGGCAGCCCGGCCGAGCGCCCCACCGAGCGCATGATGATCAGCGCGTCGGCGTGGCCCGCGGTGGTGATCAGCCCGACGCGCGCGCCCTTGCGCTCCAGCAGCGCGTTGGTGCCCAGCGTCGTGCCGTGCAGCAGCAGCTCGGTGCGCGTCATCAGCTCGTCCAGCGTCAGCCCCATCTTTCCGGCGGCCACCGTCAGCGCGTCGAAGAAGCCGCGCGCCGAGTCGTCCGGCGTGGAGAGGGCCTTGGCGATGGTCAGCCGCCCGGCCTGGTCGCGCACCACGCAGTCGGTGAACGTGCCGCCGATGTCGATCCCGCAGAAATAAGAGGCGGCCGCCGCCGCTCCGCTCTTGCGCTTTGCCGTCTTCTTCCTGGTTGGAGTGGGCATGGGTGGGTCAGTCTCCGCGCGCCTTTCGCAGGGATTCAGCCGTTTCGGCCCCGGCTACGGGCCAGAAAAAATCGCCTTCCGTCGTCCCCATGAACTTCCACATGGAGGGCGGCTCGGGATCGCCGAGCCAGCGGTCCAGCACCTGCTGCGCGGCGGCGTCGAAGGCCGCGCGGATGGGCTCGCGATAGCGCTGCCCGCAGGGCAGCAGCTCGAAGAAACTCACCAGGTGATTGGCGAAGAGCTGCGCGCCGTATTCCGCTTTGTAGCGCGGCGTCCACTCCGCGGCCTTCTGGTACAGCTCGTTCTGCGCTTCCGCGGCGCAGTGCTGGATCTCCGCGACTTCCGCCAGCGGAATCGGCCGCGGCACGCCGTCTGGGCCGCACGTGAAAATTCCCTCGGCCTCGATGCACGGCAGGATGTCCGCCGGGTCGAAGAGCACGCTGCCGAATACGTCGAAGCGCGTGTGCATCCCGCGCAGTTTCAGCGCCAGCGCGATATTCGGATAGCGGTTGCGCGCCGGGGTCACCGCCCACGGCAGGAAATCGTTCTGCAGGTCGGTGAATTCCTGCACCACGATCTGCGCGCCGTCCCCCGCGTCGTACGGCCCGTGCGCGAAGATGCCGTCGCGCTGCTCCCCGTGCAGAATGAAGCAGTACAGCTCCAGCGTGGCCGCCAGCCGCCGCAGCATCTTGCGCTCTTCCAGCGTGGTCGCGCGGAGTTGCGCGCCGAGGGCGCGCACGCTCTCCTCCGCCAAGATGGCCTGCGTGTAGCCCGCCTGAGCGGGAAGCCACCTGCCGTCGTTGCGGTAGGCGGAGGCCGCGCGCCGCCAGAAGTCCGCGATGATCTTCGCGTCCTGCACTCTTTCTCCGGCGAAGGGCTCGCCGGCCTCGAGCCCCGCATCCAGCAGCAGTTGCTGCCGCGCGTTAAAGTAGCTGCAGAATACGATGGAGAGCGTCAGGTAGTAGGGCCGCGAGCACAGCCGCTTCATCCGCCGCCCGATCTCTTCCGGCGAAATCTCCCGCGCCAGTTCTTCCAGGAAGCGCGGGCCCTCCTGGTAGAAGCAGTGCCAGCCGATCGAGGAACGCCGGGGCACGTCGAACAGCATCGAGCGCAGCGCCGCGCGTTTCTCCTGGCGCATGAAGCGCTTCTGGCTGTCCCCGAAGAGCCGCAGCGCTTCGTTCAGCTCCGCAATCGTGATGTCGCCCAGGCGTCGCATCCCTTATCCCTGCAGGGGCGTGTAGATCGGCCCCGCGGTCTTGGCAATGTGCTGCAGCACCAGCGGCGGCTCGCCGCCCGCCAGTTCATCCAGGTGCCGTTCCACGGACGCCCGGAACTTCTCCCGGATGCTCGCGGCGAATTCCTGCTGCCGGCCGCAGGGCTCGGCGAAGAAGCGCAGCAGATTGCCGTACAGCTCCGCGCCGTAGGCGATCCGGTACCGCGCGTCCCACTCCATCATGATACGGTAGAGCTGCATCTGCGCATCCGCGGCCTGCGCGCCCAGCGCCGCCGCTTCCTCCGCCGCGATGGGCCGCATCTGCCGGCCCTGCAGCGCGAAGACGCCCTCGGCCACCAGGCACTGCTCTTCGTCCCGCGGCTCGGTGGTCAGGCTGCCCATGAGCACAATCTGCGCCTTCAGCCCGCGGTATTGCCGCACGCGCACCACGCCATCCACGGGCAGCGCCGGCGCGCCGCGCTGCCACGGGTAGTAGTCGTCGCGGAATCCGGTCAGCTCCTTCACCAGCAGCAGGCCGCCGTTCGCCAGCCGGTACGGGCCG encodes:
- a CDS encoding hydantoinase B/oxoprolinase family protein — translated: MAANTIAWDGTTYPYIPPRELKIHPKLHLHSAAAKKVEPVTYEVLRHAMWNVNLEHGNTIMKISGSPICAYGHDFNPCLLDERGDFVFFGPFLQYLSSAASSAVKWTLENRSDNPGIEDGDIFLTNDPWIGATHQSDVTVIAPVFWEGRLFCWVGNTLHQWDLGGTAPGGFNPMAADVFWEAGCIPPIKIVEKGVLRRDLEEEYIRRSRMPQLVALDLRAEISGCNVSRERILGLLKRYGAPAFKGVMRKLQDDSETAFVKRLRTIPDGTWREAAWIELAHPADRHIYRNSLTLTKKGDKLIFSNEGTDPQAGTLNCTAVAWRGAIASMICSQMLFDQMFVVEGAYRHMEFEATPGTITCATYPAAVSAAPALTLLQTIALAGLVISKMLACSSDASLRTEVQSAMGCAMYPISAFSGIDQRGNPCTSFFLDPVGAALAGLSWRDGVDTGGWPWDLQSTMPNVEEQEWFYPILYLWRREVANGGGAGKFRGGNPGEFAFIPHKTGRLTLFTATGHAAVPPPGLFGGLPPSTTRYTLRRGANARQLMAATHKLPARLSELQGTSEYPAPKAFNIPQTPDDAFIVAWAGAGGYGDPLERDPRLVEKDLLQESVTQEWAEEAYGLVFDKKGRVDAQATENRRHERRQERLAGGERRQLPPLQSTRKRQVAEGLLLGENDGGNVLACRRCRGVLCDAAENYKKHCISRGKPVSAANPHILDPQQYIEEDVVFLEFVCPGCGLLLQTEILRRNDEPLWDLQLAQEPQGK
- a CDS encoding hydantoinase/oxoprolinase family protein, whose translation is MPTPTRKKTAKRKSGAAAAASYFCGIDIGGTFTDCVVRDQAGRLTIAKALSTPDDSARGFFDALTVAAGKMGLTLDELMTRTELLLHGTTLGTNALLERKGARVGLITTAGHADALIIMRSVGRSAGLPIQQLLHVSRHRKPEPLIPRHLIREVSERVDWSGEVVLPLNEEEAHKAIRELLAQKVEAIGVCFLWGFLHPEHELALKRMIQKEAPELYVTCGHELINKPGEYERSAAVAINCFIGPLMSRYVGKIEARARELGYKRRLVIMQSSGGVATAAEVADKPAFTIGSGPAGGLTACKFLGDLLGHKNIIASDVGGTSFDVGLVHEGQPLTGSETTLNQYTFLAPHLDVISIGSGGGSIIWVDPMSRTLKVGPESSGANPGPACYGRGGKRPTVTDANLLLGYLDPDYFLGGTHKLDREQALEAMKTVGDQLGMSPIEAASAAVQIVEFQMAELMRQMTVQRGFDPRDFVVYAYGGAAGAHCVTYTRELGCKTVVVPLGSTASTWSALGVQSADLFHVYEKSELFLAPYNAERINEIYEELEQRGIEQLKKDGMRTDEMSLERYAEMKFRLQIHLVEVPVPAGKLTAKSLAALERSFVEKYERLHGKGSAFTSAGVELGLLRVTARGRIRRPSLLQRPASRQNPRSGQREIYWSGLRKKVKTPIYDWTRMGAGVKLRGPAIVQMPETTVVVPPGTEGRVDAYGNFILTIVDRFAVTIKG